In a single window of the uncultured Pseudodesulfovibrio sp. genome:
- a CDS encoding VacJ family lipoprotein, with product MNGEKEGFRLLAIVLTAVLLLGVAGGCFAAEAPAQPITVAQFGDEPGRTASTPPGVVDDFDEFDAAYNNQPLVSDPLSGWNRFWFQINDSLYRGLFRPMAQGYAWAVPPRPRTWVSNFFTNMLFPVRFLNDLLTGKWDAAYMETSKFVANTSFGVLGFGDVTEGMPKNWEPERPTADGFDQTLGKAGFGPGIYLVWPIIGPSSIRGSVGWVADAYCDPLTYGRFTFLEFIGIRAYKNLNELSLQLEGNEYEALTDGAVDKYAAVRDAYIRYRAKKVAE from the coding sequence ATGAACGGAGAAAAAGAGGGCTTTCGTCTGCTGGCCATTGTGCTGACCGCCGTACTCCTGCTTGGAGTTGCGGGGGGCTGTTTCGCTGCCGAAGCCCCGGCCCAGCCCATCACCGTCGCCCAGTTCGGCGACGAGCCCGGGCGCACCGCCTCCACGCCTCCCGGTGTTGTTGACGACTTCGACGAGTTCGACGCAGCCTACAACAACCAGCCTCTTGTCAGCGACCCCCTGTCCGGCTGGAACCGCTTCTGGTTCCAGATCAACGACTCTCTCTACCGCGGGCTGTTCCGGCCTATGGCTCAGGGCTATGCCTGGGCTGTGCCGCCCCGTCCCCGGACCTGGGTCTCCAACTTTTTCACCAACATGCTCTTCCCGGTTCGGTTCCTCAACGACCTGCTGACCGGCAAGTGGGACGCCGCCTACATGGAGACCTCCAAGTTCGTGGCCAACACCTCGTTTGGCGTGCTCGGCTTTGGCGACGTGACCGAGGGCATGCCCAAGAACTGGGAACCCGAACGGCCCACGGCCGACGGTTTCGACCAGACCCTGGGCAAGGCCGGTTTCGGCCCCGGCATCTATCTGGTTTGGCCGATCATCGGCCCCAGCTCCATCCGTGGCTCCGTGGGTTGGGTGGCGGACGCCTACTGTGACCCGCTGACCTATGGCCGGTTCACCTTCCTCGAGTTTATCGGTATCCGCGCCTACAAGAATTTGAACGAGCTGTCCCTGCAGCTCGAGGGCAACGAATACGAGGCCCTGACCGACGGTGCGGTGGACAAGTACGCGGCGGTTCGCGACGCTTACATCCGCTATCGTGCCAAGAAGGTAGCCGAATAG
- a CDS encoding ABC transporter substrate-binding protein, with protein MAEAAQSPTERVREGVDRIIEMLSDPAMQDPAQHDQAITRLREVAEQYIDFGLVTKYAVGRPWLDMSPELHQQLQESFVKLLERSYLKRIPAYGGQNVEYKREEISGNNAKVQTEIIDKDKKIVVEFRLKIVQGQWMIYDVVAEGVSLVMNYRSQFAEVLSKGTGEDLLKTIQDRIEQIDQGKEEEPAS; from the coding sequence ATGGCCGAAGCCGCGCAGTCTCCCACGGAGCGCGTCCGCGAAGGTGTGGACAGGATCATCGAGATGCTGTCCGACCCGGCCATGCAGGACCCGGCTCAGCACGATCAGGCCATCACCCGCCTGCGCGAGGTGGCCGAGCAGTACATCGACTTCGGTCTGGTCACCAAATACGCCGTGGGGCGGCCCTGGCTGGACATGTCCCCCGAACTGCACCAGCAGTTGCAGGAGTCCTTCGTAAAGCTCCTCGAGCGCTCCTACCTGAAGCGCATTCCTGCCTACGGCGGGCAGAATGTGGAGTACAAACGAGAGGAAATTTCCGGGAATAACGCAAAAGTCCAAACGGAAATCATTGACAAAGACAAAAAAATAGTTGTTGAATTTCGTTTGAAAATCGTTCAAGGACAATGGATGATTTATGATGTCGTCGCCGAAGGCGTGAGCCTGGTGATGAATTATCGTAGCCAGTTTGCCGAAGTCCTGAGCAAGGGAACCGGCGAAGATTTGCTGAAAACGATCCAGGATCGCATCGAACAGATCGACCAGGGCAAAGAGGAAGAACCGGCGTCGTGA
- the argJ gene encoding bifunctional glutamate N-acetyltransferase/amino-acid acetyltransferase ArgJ, which translates to MKIPVGYTFAAASASFKKPGKLDLGAIVSRTPAVAAGVFTTNKFKAAPVLQCKEMLADGRKMSGFLVNSGQANACTGDEGRANCRETLNLAAKALNVPADELLPASTGVIGAQFNMQKWADVMPALTESLGTAGPEDTARAIMTTDTVHKLAESAFELKGGEVRLLGMCKGAGMISPNMATMLCFVTCDADISAEAWQTMLADCVNLTINRVTVDGDMSTNDCVMALANGESGVAIESEDDYVLLRKHLLSVLEELAYKIVMDAEGGTKVAFIEVSGAKNDLDAEKVARAVGNSPLVKTALFGSDPNWGRIICAAGYSGADFKAEDLVLKIGGVLVFRNGTPEPGDMDDLLKPIMKERDIVIHISVGDGPGSSMLLASDLTRDYVSINADYRS; encoded by the coding sequence ATGAAGATACCCGTTGGATATACCTTCGCCGCCGCTTCGGCGTCGTTCAAGAAACCCGGCAAACTCGACCTGGGGGCCATTGTCAGCCGTACCCCGGCCGTGGCCGCCGGGGTGTTCACCACCAACAAGTTCAAGGCCGCGCCTGTCCTGCAGTGCAAGGAAATGCTGGCCGACGGCCGCAAAATGTCCGGTTTCCTGGTCAACTCGGGCCAGGCCAACGCCTGTACGGGCGACGAAGGCCGGGCCAACTGCCGCGAGACCCTGAACCTGGCGGCCAAGGCGTTGAACGTCCCGGCCGACGAACTGCTGCCCGCCTCCACCGGCGTGATCGGCGCGCAGTTCAACATGCAGAAATGGGCCGACGTCATGCCGGCGCTCACCGAGAGCCTGGGCACTGCCGGTCCCGAGGACACGGCCCGCGCGATCATGACCACCGACACGGTGCACAAGCTGGCAGAGAGCGCCTTTGAGCTCAAGGGCGGCGAGGTCCGCCTGCTCGGCATGTGCAAGGGCGCGGGCATGATTTCGCCGAACATGGCCACCATGCTCTGCTTCGTGACCTGTGACGCGGACATCTCGGCCGAAGCGTGGCAGACCATGCTGGCCGACTGCGTGAACCTGACCATCAACCGCGTCACCGTGGACGGCGACATGTCCACCAACGATTGCGTCATGGCTCTGGCCAACGGCGAATCGGGCGTGGCCATCGAGTCCGAGGACGACTACGTGCTGCTGCGCAAGCACCTGCTGTCCGTGCTGGAGGAGCTGGCCTACAAGATCGTCATGGACGCCGAGGGCGGCACCAAGGTGGCCTTCATCGAGGTCTCGGGCGCGAAGAACGACCTGGACGCCGAAAAGGTGGCCCGGGCCGTGGGCAACTCGCCCCTGGTCAAGACCGCGTTGTTCGGCTCGGACCCCAACTGGGGTCGGATCATCTGCGCGGCCGGCTACTCGGGCGCGGACTTCAAGGCCGAGGACCTGGTCCTCAAGATCGGCGGCGTGCTGGTCTTCCGCAACGGCACCCCGGAGCCGGGCGACATGGACGACCTGCTGAAACCGATCATGAAGGAACGGGACATCGTCATCCACATCAGCGTGGGCGACGGCCCTGGCTCCTCCATGCTTCTGGCCTCCGACCTGACCCGCGACTATGTTTCCATCAACGCGGACTACCGCAGTTAA
- a CDS encoding HD domain-containing protein, with protein MADMKARGKMTRIVDFLNECGMLRKTPRTGYQFLGTGSENVAEHSFRTTVIGHVLALMAGADVARTTYMCLFHDLHEARTGDFNYVAHIYNKSERTKVLEHATEGTGLGEDILGYWKELEETETLEAKLAQDADQLDFIMNLKEELDHGNKYAGQWLGDAVKRVRTQWGRDLAETIMETDHKEWWFLGPDRDWWARKNGKSEED; from the coding sequence ATGGCAGATATGAAAGCGCGCGGCAAAATGACGCGCATTGTGGATTTTTTGAATGAGTGCGGTATGTTGCGCAAAACGCCGAGGACCGGGTACCAGTTTCTGGGCACGGGCTCGGAGAACGTGGCCGAACATTCGTTCCGTACGACGGTCATCGGCCATGTACTGGCCCTGATGGCCGGTGCGGACGTGGCCCGGACCACGTACATGTGCCTGTTCCACGACCTGCACGAGGCGCGGACCGGGGATTTCAACTACGTGGCCCATATCTACAACAAGTCCGAGCGCACCAAGGTGCTGGAGCACGCCACCGAAGGCACCGGGCTGGGCGAGGACATCCTCGGCTACTGGAAGGAGCTGGAGGAGACCGAGACCCTGGAGGCCAAGCTTGCCCAGGACGCGGACCAGTTGGATTTCATCATGAATCTGAAGGAAGAGCTGGACCACGGCAACAAGTACGCCGGGCAGTGGCTCGGGGACGCGGTCAAGCGGGTGCGCACGCAGTGGGGCCGGGACCTGGCCGAAACCATCATGGAAACCGACCACAAGGAGTGGTGGTTTCTGGGACCGGATCGCGACTGGTGGGCTCGAAAGAACGGCAAATCCGAGGAGGATTGA
- a CDS encoding DUF3124 domain-containing protein, giving the protein MRTLSLRLIAAVLAVAVLSLPAMAGRKLHVSSGQTVYVPIYSHIYQGPKGKPYNLSGLLSIRNVDYDHSITVTSVKYYDDNGTLVKDHFSEPVVIEPMGTREVYVSERDLSGGSGANFTVKWQAEKNTAVPVIQAVMIGTASGQGISFVCEGVAIEED; this is encoded by the coding sequence ATGCGCACCCTGTCCCTTCGCCTGATCGCGGCCGTCCTGGCCGTCGCCGTTCTCAGCCTGCCCGCCATGGCCGGGCGCAAGCTCCATGTGTCCAGCGGGCAGACCGTTTACGTGCCCATCTACTCCCATATTTATCAGGGGCCCAAGGGCAAGCCGTACAACCTGTCCGGGCTTCTCTCCATCCGCAACGTGGACTACGATCACTCCATCACCGTGACCTCGGTCAAATACTACGATGACAACGGCACTCTGGTGAAAGACCACTTTTCCGAGCCCGTGGTCATCGAACCCATGGGCACCCGCGAGGTCTACGTTTCGGAACGCGATCTGTCCGGCGGGTCCGGAGCCAATTTCACGGTCAAATGGCAGGCCGAAAAGAACACCGCCGTGCCCGTGATCCAGGCGGTCATGATCGGCACCGCCTCGGGCCAGGGCATTTCCTTCGTCTGCGAAGGGGTGGCCATCGAGGAAGACTGA
- a CDS encoding metallophosphoesterase family protein translates to MQIAVISDTHMGTPPSWLDAVYTRWLGPSDALIHCGDITSAATWSYFLQHDNFLCVRGNCDWDPELADRLEPMLSTQLGGLTVGATHGWGPRSQVPHTVAQAFGPEYDLVCYGHTHARDWSVVDGVRLVNPGSLGESGSLALVHVDDHGGMQCEFVDVF, encoded by the coding sequence ATGCAGATCGCAGTAATTTCGGACACCCATATGGGTACGCCGCCTTCCTGGCTTGACGCCGTTTATACCCGCTGGCTCGGCCCGTCCGACGCGCTCATCCACTGTGGAGACATCACCTCCGCAGCGACCTGGTCCTACTTTCTGCAGCACGACAACTTTCTGTGCGTGCGGGGCAACTGCGACTGGGACCCGGAACTGGCGGACAGGTTGGAGCCCATGCTCTCCACGCAACTTGGCGGACTGACCGTGGGCGCGACCCACGGCTGGGGACCACGCTCCCAGGTGCCCCATACCGTGGCCCAGGCCTTCGGGCCGGAGTACGATCTGGTCTGCTATGGTCACACTCATGCGCGCGATTGGTCCGTTGTCGACGGTGTCCGGCTGGTCAATCCCGGCTCTCTGGGCGAGAGCGGCTCACTGGCTCTGGTCCACGTGGATGACCACGGGGGCATGCAGTGCGAGTTCGTGGACGTTTTCTAG
- a CDS encoding ABC transporter permease, whose protein sequence is MTEKTSGTAMPLLPCAICREIVDEIGSLTLFLLDSLRLIFAGIGQFPKIVRQIYFIGVQSVSVIALIGLFTGMVMGMQLYYALSVFGADGFLGTGVALSMVRELAPVLTAIMLTGRAGSAMTAEIGVMRISEQIDALTIMDINPMRYLVAPKMAACLISFPLLTAFFNLIALWGGWLTGVKLLGANAGVYWSRVSGSLDWDDIQGGFIKAIVFGVLVCTICCFEGYFTHLRSGHAGPEGVSQSTTSAVVKSCVVILAADYVLTSLLW, encoded by the coding sequence ATGACGGAGAAAACCAGCGGAACAGCCATGCCTCTGTTGCCATGCGCGATCTGCCGCGAAATCGTGGACGAAATCGGGAGTCTCACTCTCTTTCTCCTCGATTCGCTGAGGCTCATCTTCGCGGGCATCGGGCAGTTCCCCAAGATCGTCCGCCAGATATATTTTATCGGAGTGCAGTCCGTGTCGGTTATCGCCCTGATCGGGCTGTTCACCGGCATGGTCATGGGCATGCAGCTTTATTACGCCCTGTCAGTGTTCGGCGCGGACGGCTTCCTGGGCACGGGCGTGGCCCTGTCCATGGTCCGCGAACTGGCTCCGGTGCTGACCGCGATCATGCTCACGGGCCGGGCCGGATCGGCCATGACCGCGGAAATCGGGGTCATGCGCATCTCCGAGCAGATCGACGCCCTGACGATCATGGACATCAACCCCATGCGCTATTTGGTGGCCCCGAAAATGGCCGCCTGCCTCATCAGCTTTCCTCTGCTGACCGCCTTCTTCAACCTGATCGCCCTGTGGGGCGGCTGGCTGACCGGCGTGAAGCTGCTCGGAGCCAACGCGGGCGTCTACTGGTCGAGGGTTTCGGGCTCGCTCGACTGGGACGATATCCAGGGTGGTTTCATCAAGGCCATCGTTTTCGGTGTGCTGGTCTGTACCATCTGTTGTTTCGAAGGCTATTTCACGCACCTGCGTTCCGGCCACGCCGGTCCCGAGGGCGTCAGCCAGTCCACCACCAGCGCGGTGGTCAAATCCTGCGTCGTCATCCTGGCGGCGGACTACGTTCTGACGTCGTTGTTGTGGTAG
- a CDS encoding ATP-binding cassette domain-containing protein: MSTAPSIKLENLTVGYGDTPVVKDLNIEFPGGKLSMIVGGSGCGKSTVLKHILGLHPVMGGRILMGGHDLGSLTDKQAHCMRQRTGVLFQDGALLGSLRLKDNVALPLREHTRLKEADIMSIVQDRLDMVGLGHALEMFPNELSGGMRKRAGLARALVMDPQVLFCDEPTSGLDPVLSAELDQLLLEMMCHFDMTMVVVTHDLASMRGLADFVVILGEHRCLYQGTIEELEKTTDPYLRRFLDRKAEERDAPRLTMPPIDPAMMRIDCTEALGAKISIRKDDRCSR, encoded by the coding sequence GTGAGCACGGCACCGAGCATAAAACTGGAGAACCTGACCGTGGGGTACGGCGACACGCCCGTGGTCAAGGATCTGAACATAGAATTTCCCGGCGGCAAGCTGTCCATGATCGTGGGCGGCTCGGGCTGCGGCAAGTCCACGGTGCTCAAGCACATTCTGGGCCTGCACCCGGTCATGGGCGGGCGCATCCTCATGGGCGGTCACGATCTGGGATCGTTGACGGACAAACAGGCGCACTGCATGCGCCAGCGCACGGGCGTACTCTTCCAGGACGGCGCGCTCCTCGGGTCGCTGCGGCTCAAGGACAACGTGGCCCTGCCTCTGCGCGAACATACCCGGCTCAAGGAAGCGGATATCATGAGCATTGTCCAGGACCGCCTCGACATGGTCGGCCTGGGCCACGCCCTGGAGATGTTTCCCAACGAGCTGTCCGGCGGCATGCGCAAGCGGGCCGGGCTGGCTCGAGCCCTGGTCATGGACCCGCAGGTGTTGTTCTGCGACGAACCCACCTCCGGTCTGGATCCGGTGCTCTCGGCCGAACTGGATCAGCTCCTGCTGGAAATGATGTGCCATTTCGACATGACCATGGTCGTGGTCACCCACGACCTGGCCAGCATGCGCGGGCTGGCGGATTTCGTGGTCATCCTGGGCGAGCACCGCTGCCTGTACCAGGGGACCATCGAGGAATTGGAAAAAACCACGGATCCGTACCTGCGCCGGTTCCTGGACCGCAAGGCCGAGGAGCGCGACGCTCCGAGGCTGACCATGCCGCCCATCGACCCGGCCATGATGCGAATCGATTGCACCGAGGCGTTGGGCGCGAAAATCTCCATCCGTAAGGACGACCGATGTTCAAGATAA
- a CDS encoding sulfite exporter TauE/SafE family protein, which yields MDLLTLALIFVTFFFAAFLKGTAGLGFATTCLGIMAAYLDMRVAIPLVIIPSLLSNALVMIDAGGFLSILRRFKFMFLAALPGLALGLWLLGGSSSTMPRLVLGAAMILYSGGGLWGGTLRLTQRPLLDCAVGVVTGTVNGLTGSQIMPILPYLMALPISKDELVQAINTSFTLSSIIMLVGLNRLGLVSTELVAVSFAGLVPVFLGIHIGGRIRRKLPEAAFRKIVFALIGLLGVGLVFRAFL from the coding sequence ATGGACCTGCTCACCCTCGCGCTGATCTTCGTGACCTTCTTCTTCGCCGCGTTCCTCAAAGGTACGGCAGGTCTCGGTTTCGCCACCACGTGCCTGGGTATCATGGCAGCCTACCTGGACATGCGCGTGGCCATTCCACTGGTGATCATCCCGTCGCTGCTCTCCAACGCACTGGTAATGATCGACGCGGGCGGTTTTCTGTCCATCCTGCGCCGCTTCAAGTTCATGTTCCTGGCCGCCCTGCCCGGGCTGGCCCTCGGCCTGTGGCTGCTGGGCGGCAGCTCCTCGACCATGCCGCGCCTGGTTCTGGGTGCGGCCATGATCCTCTATTCCGGCGGAGGGCTGTGGGGCGGCACTCTGCGGCTGACCCAACGCCCGCTCCTGGACTGCGCCGTGGGCGTGGTCACCGGTACGGTCAACGGCCTGACCGGCTCTCAGATCATGCCCATCCTGCCCTACCTCATGGCCCTGCCCATCTCCAAGGATGAACTGGTCCAGGCCATCAACACCTCGTTCACCCTGTCCTCGATCATCATGCTCGTGGGCCTGAACCGGCTCGGGCTGGTTTCCACGGAACTGGTCGCCGTATCCTTCGCAGGCCTCGTTCCCGTGTTCCTGGGCATCCACATCGGCGGCAGAATCCGGCGCAAGCTGCCCGAGGCCGCCTTCCGCAAGATCGTCTTCGCCCTCATCGGGCTGCTCGGCGTCGGACTGGTCTTTCGCGCCTTCCTCTAG
- a CDS encoding ABC transporter substrate-binding protein produces MRIIPSVVALLAFLAVLCLGPVQASAHKERELVFGMSAAFTGANSELGIEYYRGLMAYLDYYNARVEAGGWTIRVKPANDGYNPGPCFQNTVNFIHEDVFALAAYVGTPTTTHVLPLLQKFADRHIYMLFPFTGAQPLRDEPFGKYVFNLRASYFDETRVLVDHLMAVGRDRIGVFYQSDAYGRTGWDGVRRALASHGLHIVAEAAYHRGAAFDHDFSFEARHLLDAGVDAIIVVGTYASQAAFIRDARNAGCELPIAGLSFTDSDKMLELLKDETERTGKDYTGNLIQSQVVPSYEETDLPGVRLYREVMGRYEGAVVPAVGEAYSPRRYSFVSFEGFLNGMLMGEMVKRMGDNPRRERIPEVMQSIHDFDLGIGVDAFFGPDRHQGLDTVYLTTVEDGRFRAVKDWERWRK; encoded by the coding sequence ATGAGGATAATACCGTCAGTTGTCGCGCTGCTCGCGTTTCTTGCCGTCCTGTGTCTCGGCCCTGTGCAGGCCAGTGCCCACAAGGAGCGGGAGTTGGTCTTCGGCATGTCCGCCGCCTTTACCGGGGCCAACAGCGAGCTGGGCATCGAGTATTATCGCGGCCTCATGGCCTACCTGGACTACTACAACGCCCGGGTCGAAGCAGGCGGCTGGACCATTCGGGTTAAACCGGCCAACGACGGATATAATCCAGGCCCCTGCTTCCAGAACACGGTCAATTTCATCCACGAAGATGTTTTTGCCCTGGCCGCCTACGTGGGAACGCCGACGACCACCCACGTTCTGCCACTGCTGCAGAAGTTCGCGGACCGGCACATTTACATGCTTTTCCCCTTCACCGGAGCGCAGCCCCTGCGGGACGAACCCTTCGGCAAGTACGTCTTCAACCTCCGGGCCTCCTATTTCGACGAGACGCGTGTCCTGGTGGATCACCTCATGGCCGTGGGCCGGGACAGGATCGGAGTCTTTTACCAGTCCGACGCTTACGGGCGCACCGGCTGGGACGGGGTGCGCCGAGCCCTGGCCTCCCATGGGCTGCACATCGTGGCCGAAGCCGCCTACCACCGGGGCGCTGCCTTTGATCATGATTTTTCCTTCGAGGCCCGGCACCTGCTGGACGCGGGCGTGGACGCCATCATCGTTGTCGGCACCTATGCCTCACAGGCCGCCTTCATTCGCGACGCCCGCAATGCCGGATGCGAACTGCCCATAGCCGGCCTCTCATTCACCGACAGCGACAAGATGCTTGAGCTGCTCAAGGACGAAACGGAACGCACGGGCAAGGACTACACCGGCAATCTGATTCAGTCCCAGGTGGTCCCCAGCTACGAAGAGACCGACCTGCCCGGCGTGCGTCTGTACCGCGAGGTCATGGGCCGCTACGAGGGGGCCGTGGTGCCCGCAGTCGGAGAGGCCTACTCTCCGCGTCGTTACAGCTTCGTCAGCTTCGAAGGATTTCTGAACGGCATGCTCATGGGCGAGATGGTCAAACGCATGGGGGACAACCCCAGGCGGGAGCGAATCCCCGAGGTCATGCAGTCCATCCATGATTTTGATCTGGGCATAGGGGTGGACGCCTTTTTCGGCCCGGATCGCCATCAGGGGCTCGACACCGTCTACCTGACCACCGTTGAGGACGGACGTTTCCGTGCGGTGAAGGACTGGGAGAGGTGGCGCAAATGA
- the mlaD gene encoding outer membrane lipid asymmetry maintenance protein MlaD, with protein sequence MFKIKKETAVGIFVIMGLLAVVYMSVKLGNVQLFSDKYYEIEANFTDISGLKVNAPVQMYGVEIGFVSKIGLDQKKGVAAVSMMLLKEVELTDDAIAAVKTNGLIGDKYVKIVPGGLGDPIKPGETLFNTQPAIDLEDLISKFAFGSV encoded by the coding sequence ATGTTCAAGATAAAAAAAGAGACAGCCGTGGGGATCTTTGTGATCATGGGGCTGCTGGCCGTTGTCTACATGAGCGTGAAGCTGGGCAACGTACAGCTGTTCTCGGACAAGTATTACGAGATCGAGGCCAATTTCACCGATATCTCCGGGCTGAAGGTCAACGCCCCGGTGCAGATGTACGGTGTGGAAATCGGTTTCGTCAGCAAGATCGGCCTAGACCAGAAGAAGGGCGTGGCCGCCGTCTCCATGATGCTGTTGAAGGAAGTGGAACTCACGGACGACGCCATTGCCGCGGTCAAGACCAACGGCCTGATAGGCGACAAGTACGTGAAAATCGTTCCGGGCGGGCTTGGCGATCCGATAAAGCCGGGTGAGACTCTGTTCAACACCCAGCCTGCCATCGACCTCGAGGATTTGATTAGCAAGTTCGCTTTCGGCTCCGTCTAG